In Dyadobacter subterraneus, a single genomic region encodes these proteins:
- the rplI gene encoding 50S ribosomal protein L9 has protein sequence MEIILITDIAGVGYKNDIVNVKAGFGRNYLIPQGFALLANDSNRKIVAENVRQASHKAEKLKKDAEDIAAAIGDLTIDIRTVVGESGRIFGRVTNTQVADVLKSKGFDIDRKKITVDDVKSVGTYSALIDLHKEVKHKVTLNVIAAED, from the coding sequence ATGGAAATCATACTAATAACTGATATTGCCGGAGTAGGTTATAAGAACGACATCGTGAATGTAAAAGCGGGTTTCGGTCGTAACTACCTTATTCCGCAGGGTTTTGCCTTATTGGCTAATGACTCTAATCGTAAAATCGTTGCAGAAAACGTACGTCAGGCGTCTCACAAAGCTGAAAAGCTTAAGAAAGATGCAGAAGACATCGCAGCTGCAATCGGCGATTTGACAATTGACATTCGCACTGTTGTTGGAGAAAGCGGCCGTATTTTCGGACGTGTTACCAACACTCAGGTTGCAGACGTACTTAAATCAAAAGGTTTTGATATCGACCGTAAGAAAATTACTGTTGATGACGTAAAATCTGTTGGTACTTACTCAGCACTTATCGATCTACACAAAGAAGTGAAACACAAAGTAACTTTGAACGTAATCGCAGCAGAAGATTAA
- the rpsR gene encoding 30S ribosomal protein S18, which produces MSLVNEPVEKNINRKKYCRFKKAGIKYIDYKNPDFLLKLVNEQGKILPRRLTGTSLKYQRKVSQAIKRARHLALLPFVADQLK; this is translated from the coding sequence ATGTCACTCGTAAACGAACCGGTTGAAAAAAACATCAACCGCAAAAAATATTGCCGCTTTAAGAAAGCAGGCATCAAGTACATTGATTACAAGAATCCTGACTTTTTGTTGAAACTTGTAAATGAGCAGGGAAAGATCTTGCCACGTCGTCTTACAGGTACTAGCTTGAAATACCAGCGTAAAGTATCTCAGGCAATTAAAAGAGCACGTCACTTGGCTTTATTGCCATTTGTTGCTGATCAATTGAAATAA
- the lysM gene encoding peptidoglycan-binding protein LysM, translated as MGLMSFFQGVGEKIFHKEAAAAPTPETEPLRASALLAHVKQLGLAYNSLSVKTSTDTVTIEGEVAKQEDAEKIALAVGNVEGVKIVDNRLKVATPAPEATYHTVVKGDTLSLIAKAVYGDMMKYPIIFEANKPMLTHPDKIYPGQVLRIPAL; from the coding sequence ATGGGACTAATGTCTTTTTTTCAGGGAGTAGGAGAAAAAATTTTCCACAAGGAAGCAGCAGCAGCTCCAACACCGGAGACAGAACCACTTCGTGCCAGTGCTCTTTTGGCTCACGTAAAGCAACTTGGATTGGCATATAATTCCCTGTCGGTAAAAACTTCAACCGATACTGTAACCATCGAAGGTGAAGTTGCCAAACAGGAAGACGCAGAAAAAATCGCTCTTGCAGTTGGTAATGTGGAAGGAGTTAAGATCGTAGATAACCGCCTGAAGGTTGCTACACCAGCCCCGGAAGCTACTTATCATACAGTTGTAAAAGGAGATACGCTTTCTCTGATCGCGAAAGCGGTTTATGGAGATATGATGAAATATCCGATTATTTTTGAGGCGAATAAGCCAATGTTGACACATCCGGATAAAATTTATCCAGGTCAGGTATTAAGAATTCCGGCATTGTAA